The Clostridiales bacterium FE2011 sequence CATAATTCATAATTATCTGCTGAATAAATATTTTATCAAATGTATTGACAAGATGAATATATTTGATAAAATATAAATGCAAAAAGGATTTCAAGGAGGGGACGCCGTGGAACGCTATGACATCGCCATTATCGGTACCGGGCCCGCAGGGGTTTCGGCAGCGCTGACGGCGAAAAACCGGAATAAAAGCATTCTGCTGCTGGGCAGCCGGCAGATGAGCGAAAAGGTAGCCAAGGCTCACGAAATCCGGAATTATCCGGGCCTGCCCTTTATAAAAGGAGAGGATCTGGCAGCCGCCTTCCGCAGCCAGCTGGAGCAGATGGAAATCCCTGTGACAGAGCAGAGGATCGGCGCCGTTTATGCCATGGGTGATTACTTCGCCCTGCAGGCCGGAGAGGAAATGCTGGAGGCCAGAACGGTGATCCTTGCCACAGGGGTAGTGATGGCGAAGACCCTGCCGGGAGAAGAACAATACCTGGGTCGGGGTGTGAGCTACTGTGCTACCTGCGATGCACCGCTGTACCGCGGACGAACCGCAATCGTGATTGGCTACAGTCCCCGGGAAGAAGCGGAAGCTGTTTTCCTGGCTGGTGTATGCAGCAAGGTGACGTATTTCCCGATGTACAAGGATGAGACGAATCTCCCGGAAAGCGTGGAGGTCATCCGGGAAACACCGGAGGAGATCCTGAAACAGGAGACAGGCCTGGCGATAAAGACCAGTGAAGGGGAATACGCCGCCGACGGGGTGTTCGTGCTGCGGGAGGCAG is a genomic window containing:
- a CDS encoding NAD(P)/FAD-dependent oxidoreductase, translated to MQKGFQGGDAVERYDIAIIGTGPAGVSAALTAKNRNKSILLLGSRQMSEKVAKAHEIRNYPGLPFIKGEDLAAAFRSQLEQMEIPVTEQRIGAVYAMGDYFALQAGEEMLEARTVILATGVVMAKTLPGEEQYLGRGVSYCATCDAPLYRGRTAIVIGYSPREEAEAVFLAGVCSKVTYFPMYKDETNLPESVEVIRETPEEILKQETGLAIKTSEGEYAADGVFVLREAVAPSQLVPGLETDGAHVKVNRRMETNLPGLFACGDLTGTPYQYVKAAGEGNVAAISAAAYIDKKAKE